GGGGATTTCATATGGATAAAGACATCTGTCAACTTTGTACGCGTAAAGAATTGCTACTAACCAAACACCATCTTGTTCCAAAAGAAGAAGGCGGAACACATTCAGAAATCGCACTTCTCTGTATTCCCTGTCATAGAACAATACATTCTTTTTATTCAAATAAAGAATTAGCCCTACACTTAAA
Above is a window of Haloplasma contractile SSD-17B DNA encoding:
- a CDS encoding HNH endonuclease, with product MDKDICQLCTRKELLLTKHHLVPKEEGGTHSEIALLCIPCHRTIHSFYSNKELALHLNTLDLLKDDPKINKYLRWIKKQPLKSKIRIRSPHHRNKRRH